In Phlebotomus papatasi isolate M1 chromosome 1, Ppap_2.1, whole genome shotgun sequence, the following proteins share a genomic window:
- the LOC129798352 gene encoding eukaryotic translation initiation factor 4E type 2 isoform X1, which translates to MSKFDMVKPYISDSEESDTETEFDIEQLGPLEPGPGEHKLQYNYCLWFAKKGCHRTSITQVKATEQEYGKSLHIVGRCASVEQWWSLYCHLIKPTALKPYRELHLFKSGIKPMWEDPGNAKGGKWVIKLRKNKIDRAWETVCMAMLGEQFLVGPEICGVVLCTKFPFQEDLLSVWNRTATDQASTARIRDTLRRILNLPPNTPMEYKPHCDSLKKSKTLLNKS; encoded by the exons GGTTAAGCCCTATATAAGTGACAGTGAAGAGAGTGACACTGAGACTGAGTTCGACATAGAACAGCTTGGACCATTGGAACCTGGACCTGGAGAGCACAAATTGCAGTACAATTACTGTCTGTGGTTTGCCAAGAAGGGCTGCCACCGGACATCTATAACACAAGTGAAAGCCACTGAG CAGGAGTATGGGAAGTCTCTGCACATTGTGGGCAGGTGTGCCAGTGTGGAGCAGTGGTGGTCACTCTATTGTCACCTCATTAAGCCGACTGCATTGAAGCCCTATCGTGAACTCCATCTCTTTAAG AGTGGAATAAAGCCAATGTGGGAGGATCCCGGCAATGCCAAAGGCGGGAAATGGGTGATAAAACTTCGCAAGAATAAGATTGATCGTGCCTGGGAAACTGTTTGCATGGCGATGCTGGGTGAACAATTTCTTGTGGGGCCCGAAATCTGCGGAGTTGTCCTGTGCACCAAGTTCCCG TTTCAGGAGGACCTGCTCTCCGTGTGGAATCGCACGGCGACAGACCAAGCGAGCACAGCTAGGATAAGGGACACACTCAGACGGATTCTCAACTTACCTCCGAATACTCCCATGGAGTATAAGCCACACTGTGATAGCTTAAA AAAATCAAAAACATTACTAAATAAGAGTTGA
- the LOC129798352 gene encoding eukaryotic translation initiation factor 4E type 2 isoform X2, with protein sequence MSKFDMVKPYISDSEESDTETEFDIEQLGPLEPGPGEHKLQYNYCLWFAKKGCHRTSITQVKATEQEYGKSLHIVGRCASVEQWWSLYCHLIKPTALKPYRELHLFKSGIKPMWEDPGNAKGGKWVIKLRKNKIDRAWETVCMAMLGEQFLVGPEICGVVLCTKFPEDLLSVWNRTATDQASTARIRDTLRRILNLPPNTPMEYKPHCDSLKKSKTLLNKS encoded by the exons GGTTAAGCCCTATATAAGTGACAGTGAAGAGAGTGACACTGAGACTGAGTTCGACATAGAACAGCTTGGACCATTGGAACCTGGACCTGGAGAGCACAAATTGCAGTACAATTACTGTCTGTGGTTTGCCAAGAAGGGCTGCCACCGGACATCTATAACACAAGTGAAAGCCACTGAG CAGGAGTATGGGAAGTCTCTGCACATTGTGGGCAGGTGTGCCAGTGTGGAGCAGTGGTGGTCACTCTATTGTCACCTCATTAAGCCGACTGCATTGAAGCCCTATCGTGAACTCCATCTCTTTAAG AGTGGAATAAAGCCAATGTGGGAGGATCCCGGCAATGCCAAAGGCGGGAAATGGGTGATAAAACTTCGCAAGAATAAGATTGATCGTGCCTGGGAAACTGTTTGCATGGCGATGCTGGGTGAACAATTTCTTGTGGGGCCCGAAATCTGCGGAGTTGTCCTGTGCACCAAGTTCCCG GAGGACCTGCTCTCCGTGTGGAATCGCACGGCGACAGACCAAGCGAGCACAGCTAGGATAAGGGACACACTCAGACGGATTCTCAACTTACCTCCGAATACTCCCATGGAGTATAAGCCACACTGTGATAGCTTAAA AAAATCAAAAACATTACTAAATAAGAGTTGA